Below is a window of Chloroflexota bacterium DNA.
ACAAGAAGAAGACATTCCCGCACTCACGAAAGCCATGACCCACGCCTTTGATCATGACGCTCAGGTCCATCTGGGCGTCGAAAAGGGAGGGCCCGAGGGCTACGACGACGGCGGATTCTTTCGTAAGTGGCTTTTCTCCTATGATGAGAGCGATGGCTACAAAATCCTGCTCGATGATGAAGTCATTGGCGGCATCATCGTCTGGGTGTTCGAGCACCACAAAAACAGGGTGGGGGTAATCTTTGTCGACCCCGATTATCAAGACCATGGCATCGGCGCTACTGCCTGGCGGTTCATCGAGCAGGCCTACCTGGAGACCGAGAGTTGGACGCTGGGAACCCCCAGTTGGGCCGTGAAGAACCACTATTTCTACGAGAGGAAGTGTGGATTCACGAAAATCGGGGAGGAAGAGCCGCCAGACCGCTCCGGCGTTTCATTCATCTATCAGAAGGTGATGAAATGAGAACATTTCTGACGGATTAGCCACATGACCAATGCCCGAATTCCCCTCCTGCCCGATGCAACGACGGTCGATTTGCCGTAAACTGAGGGCTAGAATTGGGTTTCTCCTCCTTGATTCGGGTGGAGGGGTGAGTTGCGACACCTCTCCACCCACAAAATGGGCATCCACCCTGGCCCCACTTCACAATGGGCTGAATCTTTGGAGGGTTAGATTTCGGTATGGTTATCATTCACTTGCATGGAGATTCTAACTGCGCAAGGCCCGGCTGCCCTTCCTCTACCATCTACATCCGGGTGGAAGGCATCAAAGCCAAGGCCCGGTTGGCGGAAGAGGCGGGCGGACTGGTCGTGATCCCACCGGAAGAAGTGGTTCCGGTGGGATCAAAAATCTGTTTGTTCAACGAGCCATCTGGCGTAACCCTGGCAATGTTGGAGCACATAAAATGAAACGAAAATGCTTTGTTCTGTATTTTATAATGGCAGTGTCATTCCTCCTGACAGCCTGCCTTTCCCCACTAGATCTAGAATCTATCCCGACTGTTGAAGTTCAGCTATCAGCTTCGGTCATTGAGCAGACCCCAATCTCCACGCCAGAACCGACACCAATCTATCCCGGCGCAGAATGGCAATGGGTTGAGTCAGCCGAGGCGCTGGGCTGGGATACTGAAAAGCTGGCCCGCGCCAAAGCCTACGCTGAAAAAATCGGGTCAGCAGCCGTGATGATCATTGACAATGGCATCGTGGTTGATGGCTGGGGCGATCTCACTCGTGAATTCAAATGCCACTCCATGCGCAAGAGCTTGCTGAGCGCACTTTATGGCATTTACGTGGCCGACGGCAAGATCGATATCACCATGACCCTGGCGGAGCTAGGCATCGATGATAAGACGCCGCTGACTGAAGTTGAGAAGCAAGCTACGGTCGCCGATCTGCTCAAAGCACGATCAGGTATTTATATCCCAGCGGCAGGTGAGGCGGCTTCAATGAGAGCAGATCGTCCCGAACGAGGCAGCCACCCACCTGGCACATTCTGGTACTACAACAACTGGGATTTCAACGCCCTGGGCAGCATTTTCGACCAGCTCTCAGGCGAAAAGGACATCTACGACGCTTTCGATGAGCGCATTGCACAGCCCATCGGCATGCAACAGTTACGCGCGACGCACAACCGCTACGATTACGTCTCCTACTCTCAGCACCCCTACTACGGTTTTCGTATGAGTACAGAAGACCTGGCCCGCTTTGGTTTGCTGTTTCTGCGTGACGGACGCTGGAACGACGAGCAAATCGTCCCCGCCGAGTGGCTGGCTGAGAGTACGACCAGCTACTCAGAAATCGGGCCTAACAGCGGCTACGGCTACATGTGGTGGACAGGTGAAGGCACGGGTCTATTCCCCACCGTCGATGTGGGGGGACACAGCTATCGGGCCTCGGGCTACAGCGGCCAGGAATTGATCATCCTGCCCGAACACGATCTGGTGGTCGCCCATCGCGTCGACACCTACGCCGGAGATAGGGTCGGCGAGCAACATATCGGCGTGCTGTTGTGGATGATCCTGGATGCCGCGGGCAAGCAGGCGGGGCCAAAACCCCCCGTTGTCGATCTGGCCACAGGAGAGCGCCTGGCGGGCAAAAAACTTGAAAACGCCCTAATTGATGGTAAGCTGTGGGTGACTGCTGATGATAACACCATTGACATCATAATCAGCCCAGAGGGAGATATTACCCTTAAATCGAGTGG
It encodes the following:
- a CDS encoding GNAT family N-acetyltransferase, which produces MKSEDILMNIIIEQTQEEDIPALTKAMTHAFDHDAQVHLGVEKGGPEGYDDGGFFRKWLFSYDESDGYKILLDDEVIGGIIVWVFEHHKNRVGVIFVDPDYQDHGIGATAWRFIEQAYLETESWTLGTPSWAVKNHYFYERKCGFTKIGEEEPPDRSGVSFIYQKVMK
- a CDS encoding serine hydrolase, whose protein sequence is MAVSFLLTACLSPLDLESIPTVEVQLSASVIEQTPISTPEPTPIYPGAEWQWVESAEALGWDTEKLARAKAYAEKIGSAAVMIIDNGIVVDGWGDLTREFKCHSMRKSLLSALYGIYVADGKIDITMTLAELGIDDKTPLTEVEKQATVADLLKARSGIYIPAAGEAASMRADRPERGSHPPGTFWYYNNWDFNALGSIFDQLSGEKDIYDAFDERIAQPIGMQQLRATHNRYDYVSYSQHPYYGFRMSTEDLARFGLLFLRDGRWNDEQIVPAEWLAESTTSYSEIGPNSGYGYMWWTGEGTGLFPTVDVGGHSYRASGYSGQELIILPEHDLVVAHRVDTYAGDRVGEQHIGVLLWMILDAAGKQAGPKPPVVDLATGERLAGKKLENALIDGKLWVTADDNTIDIIISPEGDITLKSSGQIVDSGHWRVDGGNFCLILESFQGVEQCGVVIHDGELMKFYGSDGFLSLEAFYDNPVTR